One window of the Colletotrichum destructivum chromosome 6, complete sequence genome contains the following:
- a CDS encoding uncharacterized protein (Putative membrane protein SUR7/Rim9-like, fungi), translating to MLGIGGRLSAIIPIIASAVAVALSIVLLAAGTNTSNGGDNYWLSLNTSKIGQDIIRIQAANNTNNGNGNGNGGGSLIPGLPGLPAPNDPTGITQGLGNVLGGLLGNLTNAIGDGVQDIQGQLVGNLTQLLGVKDNYRLYLTKMCEATYANDNDPNSKVTINNCESYDNKGSGLKNITNSIPSSFVVGTANVSVPLVSAMSGTLDQIVNLASGGAKAMVALLAIGTISTGIVLLATLPIILVGFLRVLVLVSVIFSLIGSFALPAFAIVTTALIYGGKNMLNRPMDAFGMQIQTGGPFVAMAWVAAVASMAAATYWFLVWFVSFRRTAFSRRKRTENEIGNWRGIFREVKGDLRTWEGGEK from the exons ATGCTCGGAATCGGAGGCCGGCTATCTGCCATTATTCCCATTATCGCttcggccgtcgccgtcgcgctcTCCATTGTCCTACTGGCAGCCGGGACAAACACGAGCAATGGAGGAGACAACTACTGGTTGTCG CTGAACACGTCAAAGATTGGGCAAGATATCATCAGGATCCAGGCGGCGAACAACACGAACAACGGaaacggcaacggcaacggcggcgggagcCTCATCCCCGGCCTTCCCGGCCTCCCTGCGCCGAACGATCCGACGGGCATCACCCAGGGTCTCGGCAACGTCCTgggcggcctgctcggcaACCTCACCAACGCCATCGGCGATGGAGTCCAGGACATCCAgggccagctcgtcggcaATCTGacgcagctcctcggcgtcaaggacAACTACCGCCTCTACCTCACCAAGATGTGCGAGGCCACCtacgccaacgacaacgaccccaacaGCAAGGTCACCATCAACAACTGCGAGAGCTACGATAACAAGGGATCGG GCCTGAAGAATATCACCAACTCCATCCCCTCgtccttcgtcgtcggcacaGCCAACGTATCCGTCCCGCTCGTCTCCGCCATGTCCGGAACCCTCGACCAGATCGTCAACCTCGCCAGCGGAGGCGCCAAGGCCATGGtggccctcctcgccatcggcacGATCTCCACAggcatcgtcctcctcgcgaccctgcccatcatcctcgtcggcttcctccgcgtcctcgtcctcgtctccgTCATCTTCTCCCTCATCGGCTCCTTCGCCCTCCCGGCCTTCGCCATAGTCACGACCGCCCTCATCTACGGCGGCAAGAACATGCTCAACCGCCCAATGGACGCCTTCGGAATGCAGATCCAGACCGGCGGGCCCTTcgtggccatggcctgggtcgccgccgtggcgTCCATGGCCGCCGCGACGTACTGGTTCCTGGTCTGGTTCGTCAGCTTCCGCCGCACGGCGTTCAGCAGGCGCAAGCGCACAGAGAACGAGATCGGCAACTGGAGGGGCATCTTCCgcgaggtcaagggcgaCTTGAGGAcgtgggagggaggagagaagTAG
- a CDS encoding Putative GNAT domain, acyl-CoA N-acyltransferase, protein MTSVTLRPATRADVPALASVADAAFRTDSHTQLKAALRGAGNFAEGMEQALLAWVDHPKVDVVVAEDPASGQPVGWAGWVRRGFAGDVDLPLDDNGDDSLSAEPTVATHLAGEKKGKQTVKDLEDLTNASMGYWVRRFMPDGSRCRFLCSCVVHPAFQARGIGSRLMRWGTDKADAEPGVYCWVQSSMGGRASFERQGFREVGRLEANLDDFAEGTTPGDGNEHITGSKDSWGNYVWVYMRRDARA, encoded by the coding sequence ATGACCTCCGTGACCCTCCGCCCCGCAACACGCGCCGACGTCCCCGCTctcgcctccgtcgccgacgccgcaTTCCGAACGGACTCGCACACGCAGCTCAAAGCCGCCCTCCGCGGTGCGGGAAACTTCGCCGAGGGCATGGAGCAGGCGCTGTTGGCGTGGGTGGACCACCCGAAAGtcgacgttgtcgtcgccgaggacccGGCGAGCGGACAGCCTGTTGGATGGGCCGGTTGGGTCCGGAGGGGTTTCGCGGGGGACGTCGATCTGCCCCTGGACGATAATGGCGACGACAGCCTGTCGGCGGAGCCGACTGTCGCGACTCATCTCGccggggagaagaaggggaagcaGACGGTGAAGGACCTGGAGGATCTGACGAACGCGTCGATGGGCTACTGGGTCCGGAGATTCATGCCCGATGGCTCGAGATGCAGGTTCTTGTGCAGTTGCGTCGTGCACCCGGCATTCCAGGCGCGGGGTATCGGGTCGCGGCTGATGCGGTGGGGGACAGACAAGGCGGACGCGGAGCCCGGGGTGTATTGCTGGGTGCAGTCGTCGATGGGCGGCAGGGCATCGTTCGAGAGACAGGGGTTCCGCGAGGTGGGCAGGCTGGAGGCAAACTTGGATGACTTCGCCGAAGGGACAACGCCGGGCGACGGGAACGAACACATCACGGGGAGCAAAGACTCTTGGGGGAACTATGTTTGGGTGTATATGAGAAGAGACGCGAGGGCGTGA
- a CDS encoding Putative JAB1/MPN/MOV34 metalloenzyme domain-containing protein, which translates to MNGPSSPRPARPMSIKEITDAAEDFEFRTTIPFKYWARSADTLFQEATFALQDRDVRKAYQMLWRHSILVLQHLKTHPDAKLPENKALTKPLFNRQQKEVFALLEGLKPQIDRDYNEWRLMTASRKKADDETAKRPSSYDEFAARDPTLSGNAKILDAADNQELAVSLAQRDFKRRDAARKATRQAGVSEEEEQERRKGGRWEDWEQFGGPATAATVATDDDEIRRQIEATRRRLDGTDQGRDDASARYSQASYRSSVPPPRAPPSHSYNYPSISRPRAVEWEATPLEPQRAYMPQPPQPPKPPKEDFTTLRQELDAAPPMRPGKDPLPSYESASAGMLRQDVPELPAKEEVVAPSAKERLTFRPAAYLENGDPIRPVFLPTQLKDRFLSIASENTRKGLEMCGILCGRPVNNALFISCLLIPEQKSTPDTCETENESTMLDYCINEDLLMVGWIHTHPTQTCFMSSRDLHTQAGYQVMMPESIAIVCSPRHQPSFGIFRLTNPPGLNHILQCTRSETFHQHSIDNLYTQAQNPPGHVYHSDKLDFYVKDLRPNQ; encoded by the exons CACGTTCGCGCTGCAAGACCGCGATGTTCGAAAGGCATATCAGATGCTGTGGCGACACTCGATCCTCGTACTACAACATCTCAAGACACACCCCGACGCCAAACTGCCCGAGAACAAGGCCCTGACGAAGCCGCTCTTCAACCGCCAGCAGAAGGAGGTGTTTGCGCTGTTGGAGGGGTTGAAGCCGCAAATCGATCGCGACTATAATGAGTGGAGGTTGATGACTGCGTccaggaagaaggccgacgATGAAACCGCAAAGAGACCCTCGAGCTACGACGAGTTCGCCGCCCGAGACCCGACCCTGTCCGGCAATGCGAAGAtcctggacgccgccgacaaccaGGAACTGGCCGTCTCCCTGGCGCAAAGGGACTTCAAACGCCGGGATGCTGCGAGAAAAGCAACTCGACAAGCAGGTGTCtcggaagaagaggagcaaGAGCGCCGGAAGGGTGGTCGCTGGGAGGACTGGGAGCAGTTCGGTGGCCcagcgacagcagcgacagTGGCGAcagatgatgatgagataAGGAGACAGATCGAGGCAACGCGGCGCCGGCTCGACGGCACAGATCAAGGACGAGATGACGCGAGCGCCAGATACTCGCAGGCCAGCTACCGGAGCTCGGTACCCCCACCGAGAGCGCCGCCCAGCCATTCGTACAATTACCCATCCATTTCGAGACCGAGAGCGGTGGAATGGGAGGCGACGCCGTTGGAACCGCAGCGCGCATACATGCCGCAGCCGCCTCAACCGCCGAAGCCACCGAAGGAAGACTTTACGACACTACGAcaggagctcgacgcggcgccTCCGATGCGGCCCGGCAAAGATCCTCTGCCCTCGTACGAGTCAGCGTCAGCTGGCATGCTGCGACAGGATGTTCCCGAACTGCCAgccaaggaggaggttgtCGCACCTTCAGCCAAGGAGCGCCTGACGTTCCGCCCGGCAGCCTATCTCGAGAACGGCGACCCGATCCGACCCGTATTCCTCCCGACGCAGCTCAAGGACAGATTTCTCAGCATCGCTTCGGAGAACACCCGCAAGGGTCTGGAGATGTGCGGCATCCTCTGTGGGCGGCCGGTTAATAATGCGCTGTTCATCAGCTGCCTTCTCATCCCGGAGCAGAAGAGCACGCCCGACACGTGCGAGACGGAGAACGAGTCCACGATGCTCGACTACTGCATCAACGAGGATCTCTTGATGGTGGGATGGATTCACACACACCCGACGCAGACGTGCTTCATGAGCTCGCGCGACCTTCACACGCAGGCCGGTTACCAGGTCATGATGCCCGAGAGCATAGCCATCGTTTGTTCTCCACGGCACCAGCCCTC ATTTGGCATCTTCCGCCTCACCAACCCCCCCGGACTCAATCACATCCTGCAATGCACCAGGTCGGAAACGTTCCACCAGCACTCCATTGACAACCTCTACACGCAGGCGCAGAATCCGCCAGGCCACGTTTACCACTCGGACAAGCTCGACTTTTACGTAAAGGACTTGCGTCCTAACCAGTAG